One segment of Alnus glutinosa chromosome 2, dhAlnGlut1.1, whole genome shotgun sequence DNA contains the following:
- the LOC133859702 gene encoding zinc-finger homeodomain protein 10, with product MDITPTITTTTTTTTGAAKSPEADSETPTRIQPSKPLSFSNGVLKRHNPHHQQYQHHHLANPQLVVTYKECLKNHAASLGCHALDGCGEFMPSPSATSADPTSLKCAACGCHRNFHRREPEDPISATTTTTHVIEYQPHHRHHPPPPPPPASNRSPNSASPPPISSSYYPSAPHMLLALSGGLPAPPESAAEPTNALATLSPNARKRHRTKFSQEQKEKMHQFAERVGWKMQKRDEELVQKFCNEIAVEKGVLKVWMHNNKNTFVKRDANGGQNSNILEHTHTHNNGNTTTANNNENINLGENPNHYQSDSGAHGATNGSSSSS from the coding sequence ATGGATATAACCCccaccatcaccaccaccactacCACGACGACCGGTGCTGCAAAATCCCCAGAAGCTGACAGTGAGACGCCAACCCGGATCCAACCGTCCAAGCCCTTATCTTTCTCCAACGGCGTACTCAAACGCCACAATCCCCACCATCAGCAGTATCAACACCACCACCTCGCCAACCCGCAACTAGTTGTCACCTACAAAGAATGCCTCAAGAACCATGCAGCCTCTTTAGGATGCCATGCTCTGGACGGCTGCGGCGAGTTCATGCCCTCCCCTTCTGCCACCTCCGCTGACCCAACATCCCTCAAATGCGCCGCCTGTGGCTGCCACCGCAACTTCCACCGCCGCGAGCCGGAGGACCCAATCTCCgctaccaccaccaccactcaTGTCATTGAGTACCAGCCCCACCATCGCCACCACCctccgccgccgccgccaccaGCCTCGAATCGGAGCCCCAATTCAGCTTCCCCACCACCGATCTCGTCCTCCTACTACCCCTCCGCGCCCCACATGCTTTTGGCTCTCTCTGGGGGCCTACCAGCTCCGCCGGAGAGCGCAGCTGAGCCTACAAACGCTTTGGCCACGCTGAGCCCGAATGCTAGAAAGCGGCACAGGACCAAGTTCAGCCAGGAACAGAAAGAGAAGATGCACCAGTTTGCGGAGAGAGTGGGGTGGAAGATGCAAAAGAGAGACGAGGAATTGGTGCAAAAGTTCTGCAATGAAATTGCGGTGGAAAAGGGTGTGCTGAAGGTGTGGATGCACAACAATAAGAACACCTTTGTGAAGAGGGATGCGAATGGTGGTCAGAACAGCAACATTCTTGagcacacccacacccacaacAACGGCAACACCACGACCGCCAACAACAACGAAAACATCAACCTGGGCGAGAACCCGAATCACTATCAGAGTGACAGCGGGGCTCATGGTGCTACTAATGGGTCATCTTCGTCTTCTTGA
- the LOC133860558 gene encoding uncharacterized protein LOC133860558, with product MDKTWMTKSRGTREYRDGCRSFVDFAVSNCRIPNGNIHCPCKSCRNNQRHSPGVVLAHLTGGKGMMTTYTTWFWHGEKHVRGPVAGSYSNRPVVDAASGSTEQSGDMHSMLRDAFSMHEVREDNCEPEVVVQGGEEIGGNEESAEGNTQKYYDKLKKSEKPLHGGTKHSKPSAIVHLYNLKCVGGISNKIFSDLLDFIIQLLPACDDTLPANTYEAKKFLSDMGLGYEKIPACRNNCMLFWKDNQELESCIVCGESKWKDEIHLDEDGQPISSRKKRPVKVLRWFPLIPRLQRLFMSEHTAPHMRWHVEGRTKDGVLRHPADGEAWKSFDLLHPEFSADSRNVRLGLTSDGFNPFGNMSTSYSTWPVMLVPYNLPPWMCMKQTSFILSLIIPGPSSPGMDIDVYLQPLIDELQELWNVGIRTFDASKKNNFVMRA from the coding sequence ATGGACAAGACTTGGATGACAAAGTCTAGGGGTACGAGGGAATATAGAGATGGGTGTAGATCGTTTGTTGACTTCGCAGTTAGTAACTGTAGAATCCCCAATGGAAATATACATTGCCCTTGTAAGtcgtgtcgaaataaccagcgtcattCGCCCGGCGTCGTACTTGCCCACTTGACAGGGGGTAAGGGAATGATGACTACatacactacatggttttggcaCGGTGAGAAGCATGTTCGGGGTCCTGTTGCAGGTTCTTACTCGAATCGTCCGGTCGTAGATGCGGCTAGTGGAAGCACAGAACAGAGTGGCGACATGCACTCAATGTTGCGTGATGCATTCAGCATGCACGAAGTTAGAGAAGACAATTGTGAGCCTGAGGTCGTGGTTCAGGGAGGTGAAGAAATTGGGGGGAATGAAGAATCAGCTGAAGGGAACACTCAGAAGTATTACGACAAGCTTAAAAAGTCGGAGAAGCCACTTCATGGGGGTACTAAACATAGCAAGCCGAGTGCTATTGTACatttgtacaacttgaagtgtgtTGGCGGAATTAGCAACAAGATTTTCTCAGATTTGCTTGATTTCATCATCCAGTTGCTGCCTGCATGTGATGACACTTTGCCAGCTAATAcatatgaggcgaaaaagtttctTAGTGACATGGGGCTTGGTTATGAGAAGATTCCTGCATGTCGTAataattgtatgttattctggaaggaCAATCAAGAATTAGAATCATGCATCGtctgtggagaatctaagtggaaggaTGAAATTCATTTGGATGAGGATGGTCAACCCATATCGTCGAGAAAGAAACGTCCGGTGAAAGTAttgcggtggtttccactcatccctcGGCTACAGAGGCTTTTTATGTCGGAACATACAGCGCCCCACATGAGATGGCATGTAGAAGGCCGCACTAAAGACGGGGTGCTGAGGCATCCGGCTGACGGTGAAGCATGGAAATCATTCGATCTCTTACATCCAGAATTTTCGGCCGACAGCAGGAACGTTAGGCTTGGTCTAAcctcagatggatttaatccatttgggaacatgagcacttcCTATAGCACTTGGCCAGTAATGCTTGTTCCATAcaacttgcctccttggatgtgcatgaaacaaacatCATTCATATTATCCCTGATTATCCCGGGCCCAAGTTCACCTGGAATGGATATAGATGTCTACCTTCaaccattgattgatgagttacAAGAACTATGGAATGTTGGGATACGCACATTTGATGCctcgaagaaaaataattttgtgatgcGAGCGTAG